A region from the Anomaloglossus baeobatrachus isolate aAnoBae1 chromosome 11, aAnoBae1.hap1, whole genome shotgun sequence genome encodes:
- the ATP1A3 gene encoding sodium/potassium-transporting ATPase subunit alpha-3 — MGYGRSDSYRVATTQDNKEDESPQKNKPTKKEMDDLKKEVAMTEHKMSVEEVCRKYNTDCVQGLTLSKAAEILARDGPNALTPPPTTPEWIKFCRQLFGGFSILLWIGAILCFLAYGIQAGTEDDPAGDNLYLGIVLAAVVIITGCFSYYQEAKSSKIMESFKNMVPQQALVIREGEKMQLNAEEVVVGDLVEIKGGDRVPADLRIISAHGCKVDNSSLTGESEPQTRSPDCTHDNPLETRNVTFFSTNCVEGTARGVVIATGDRTVMGRIATLASGLEVGKTPIAKEIEHFIHLITGVAVFLGITFFILSLILGYSWLEAVIFLIGIIVANVPEGLLATVTVCLTLTAKRMARKNCLVKNLEAVETLGSTSTICSDKTGTLTQNRMTVAHMWFDNQIHEADTTEDQSGASFDKSSPTWVALARIAALCNRAVFKAGNDNIPVLKRDVAGDASESALLKCIELSCGSVKAMREKNKKVAEIPFNSTNKYQLSIHETEDPDDNRFMLVMKGAPERILDVCSTILIQGKEQPLDEELKEAFQNAYLELGGLGERVLGFCHYYFPEELHPKGFAFDTEDLNFSTENLCFVGLMSMIDPPRAAVPDAVGKCRSAGIKVIMVTGDHPITAKAIAKGVGIISEGNETVEDIAARLNIPVSQVNPRDAKACVIHGTDLKDMSTEQIDEILQNHTEIVFARTSPQQKLIIVEGCQRQGAIVAVTGDGVNDSPALKKADIGVAMGIAGSDVSKQAADMILLDDNFASIVTGVEEGRLIFDNLKKSIAYTLTSNIPEITPFLLFIMANIPLPLGTITILCIDLGTDMVPAISLAYEAAESDIMKRQPRNPRTDKLVNERLISMAYGQIGMIQALGGFFSYFVILAENGFLPSHLVGIRLNWDDRSVNDLEDSYGQQWTYEQRKIVEFTCHTAFFVSIVVVQWADVIICKTRRNSVFQQGMKNKILIFGLFEETALAAFLSYCPGMDIALRMYPLKPSWWFCAFPYSFLIFIYDEIRKLILRRHPGGWVEKESYY, encoded by the exons TACGGCCGGTCGGATAGTTACCGTGtggccaccacacaggacaataaAGAAGATGAATCCCCTCAGAAGAATAAGCCAACAAAGAAAGAAATGGATGATCTCAAGAAAGAAGTGGCCATG ACAGAGCACAAGATGTCGGTGGAAGAAGTGTGTCGGAAATACAACACAGACTGTGTACAG GGGTTGACACTCAGTAAAGCGGCTGAGATTCTGGCCAGGGATGGTCCCAACGCACTCACTCCCCCACCTACCACACCCGAGTGGATCAAGTTTTGTCGCCAGCTTTTCGGCGGATTCTCCATCCTGCTGTGGATTGGAGCTATTCTCTGCTTTCTGGCGTACGGGATCCAAGCGGGTACGGAGGATGATCCCGCAGGTGACAAT CTGTACCTTGGTATTGTTTTGGCCGCTGTGGTGATCATCACTGGTTGCTTCTCCTACTACCAAGAGGCCAAGAGCTCAAAAATCATGGAGTCCTTCAAGAACATGGTGCCCCAG CAAGCTTTAGTGATCCGAGAAGGCGAGAAGATGCAGCTTAATGCCGAGGAAGTTGTGGTTGGTGACCTGGTAGAGATCAAAGGTGGAGACAGAGTACCAGCTGATCTGAGGATCATCTCTGCCCATGGATGCAAA GTAGATAACTCTTCTCTGACGGGTGAATCCGAGCCCCAGACCCGGTCACCCGACTGCACTCATGATAACCCCCTGGAGACACGTAACGTCACTTTCTTCTCCACCAACTGTGTAGAAG GTACAGCTCGCGGAGTAGTCATTGCCACAGGAGACAGGACAGTGATGGGTCGTATCGCCACGTTGGCTTCTGGTCTGGAAGTCGGAAAGACCCCAATTGCCAAGGAGATTGAGCACTTTATCCATCTGATCACCGGTGTGGCCGTATTCCTTGGAATCACCTTTTTCATCCTCTCCCTCATTTTGGGATACTCCTGGCTGGAGGCTGTCATCTTCCTCATCGGAATTATCGTGGCTAATGTGCCAGAGGGGCTCCTGGCCACCGTGACG GTATGTCTAACTTTGACTGCCAAGCGAATGGCTCGAAAGAActgcctggtgaagaacctggaagCTGTGGAAACTCTGGGATCAACATCCACCATCTGCTCCGACAAGACCGGGACCCTCACCCAGAACCGGATGACTGTGGCACATATGTGGTTTGACAACCAGATTCATGAGGCCGACACCACAGAGGATCAGTCAG GTGCTTCATTTGACAAGAGTTCTCCCACCTGGGTGGCCTTGGCTCGCATCGCTGCCCTGTGCAACCGTGCCGTCTTCAAAGCCGGAAACGACAACATTCCCGTACTGAAG AGAGACGTGGCTGGAGATGCCTCTGAATCCGCTCTCCTGAAGTGCATTGAGTTGTCTTGTGGCTCAGTCAAGGCAATGAGGGAGAAGAACAAGAAAGTAGCCGAGATTCCCTTCAACTCTACAAACAAATATCAG CTGTCCATCCATGAGACTGAAGACCCCGATGACAACCGCTTCATGCTCGTAATGAAGGGAGCCCCAGAGAGGATCCTGGACGTCTGCTCCACCATCTTAATCCAGGGCAAAGAGCAACCACTGGACGAGGAGCTGAAAGAGGCTTTCCAGAATGCCTACCTAGAGCTGGGAGGACTCGGAGAGAGAGTATTGG gattCTGCCATTACTATTTCCCAGaagaactgcatcccaagggctttGCTTTTGATACCGAGGATCTTAATTTCAGTACCGAGAACCTTTGCTTTGTGGGACTCATGTCCATGATTGACCCACCTAGGGCAGCCGTACCCGACGCAGTGGGAAAATGCAGGAGTGCAGGAATCAAG GTAATCATGGTGACTGGTGATCACCCAATCACTGCCAAAGCTATTGCCAAGGGCGTAGGCATCATCTCAGAGGGTAACGAGACCGTGGAAGATATCGCAGCCAGACTCAACATCCCAGTGTCCCAGGTTAATCCCAG AGATGCCAAGGCCTGTGTAATCCATGGTACTGACCTGAAAGATATGAGCACCGAACAGATAGACGAGATCCTGCAGAACCACACGGAGATTGTCTTTGCCCGCACGTCCCCACAACAGAAACTCATCATTGTGGAAGGCTGCCAGCGCCAG GGTGCCATTGTGGCTGTCACCGGCGACGGTGTAAATGACTCTCCCGCTCTGAAGAAAGCAGATATTGGGGTGGCCATGGGAATTGCAGGTTCTGATGTCTCCAAGCAAGCAGCTGATATGATTTTGCTTGATGATAACTTCGCTTCTATCGTCACTGGCGTGGAGGAAG GTCGCCTCATCTTTGATAATCTGAAGAAGTCAATTGCCTACACCCTGACTAGTAACATTCCCGAGATCACCCCCTTCTTGCTATTTATTATGGCCAACATCCCCCTGCCTCTGGGCACCATCACCATTCTGTGCATTGACTTGGGCACTGACATG GTTCCCGCCATCTCCTTGGCCTATGAAGCAGCAGAGAGTGACATTATGAAGAGGCAGCCAAGAAATCCCCGTACAGACAAACTGGTGAATGAACGATTGATCAGCATGGCGTATGGGCAAATTG GTATGATCCAGGCTCTCGGTGGCTTCTTCTCGTATTTTGTAATCCTGGCAGAGAACGGTTTCTTGCCCTCACACTTAGTTGGCATTCGGTTAAATTGGGATGACAGAAGTGTTAACGACTTGGAAGACAGTTACGGCCAACAATGG ACATATGAGCAGCGTAAGATTGTGGAGTTCACATGTCACACAGCCTTTTTCGTCAGTATTGTGGTCGTCCAGTGGGCCGATGTCATCATCTGCAAAACCAGAAGAAACTCCGTGTTCCAGCAGGGAATGAA GAATAAGATCCTCATCTTTGGTCTATTCGAGGAAACCGCTCTCGCAGCATTCCTGTCCTACTGTCCCGGGATGGACATCGCACTGAGAATGTACCCATTGAA GCCCAGCTGGTGGTTCTGTGCCTTCCCATACAGTTTCCTCATCTTTATATATGATGAGATCCGAAAACTTATCCTTAGGAGACACCCAGGAG GTTGGGTAGAAAAAGAGTCATATTATTAA